In one window of Macrobrachium nipponense isolate FS-2020 chromosome 2, ASM1510439v2, whole genome shotgun sequence DNA:
- the LOC135221341 gene encoding uncharacterized protein LOC135221341, with amino-acid sequence MALGVVAYLWVTDRWGNVSCRFIMGKARVAPLKDVSVPRLELSAAVLAVRLGTTILAMIDFKVDEVYYWTDSTTVLRYIRNDQARYQTFIANRVSMIREGSDQNEWRYVNSEWIPADDASRSKQSERWRTGPGFLLKEECFWPAEPAHMSNSVEGLEVRREIGPKSLPNN; translated from the coding sequence ATGGCTTTAGGAGTAGTGGCATACTTGTGGGTCACAGATCGGTGGGGAAATGTATCATGTAGATTCATTATGGGAAAGGCAAGGGTAGCGCCCTTGAAGGACGTTTCAGTACCCCGCCTAGAGCTTAGTGCAGCTGTACTAGCCGTAAGACTTGGAACCACAATTCTGGCCATGATAGATTTCAAGGTGGACGAGGTCTATTATTGGACAGATTCAACAACGGTCTTGCGTTATATTCGGAATGATCAAGCTCGGTACCAAACATTCATAGCGAACCGAGTCTCTATGATAAGGGAAGGAAGTGATCAGAATGAGTGGAGGTACGTTAACTCTGAATGGATCCCGGCAGACGATGCATCACGCTCCAAGCAGTCTGAAAGGTGGAGAACAGGGCCGGGTTTTTTGCTGAAGGAGGAGTGTTTTTGGCCAGCAGAGCCAGCCCACATGTCCAACAGTGTGGAAGGACTAGAAGTTAGGCGTGAGATAGGTCCCAAAAGTCTGCCAAACAATTAG